From Vibrio aerogenes, a single genomic window includes:
- a CDS encoding D-2-hydroxyacid dehydrogenase, with protein MSKPLVVFVDRATIPPQIHLPELTFDHQWMSYDTTSADELLPRVLDAEIIITNKVVFDATVLAQLPQLRLLAVAATGVNNVDIDYCRAHGIAVANVQGYATQSVPEHVVGMMFALRRNLMAYHQDICRGVWQQEKQFCFFTHPIGDIAGKTMGIIGSGALGQATATLAQALGMQVIFSERKGRNECREGFVPFEQALQQADVLTLHCPLTEETRNLISSDELEMMKPDAILINTGRGGLVDEQALVHALKQGDIAGAGVDVFTQEPADESNPLLANADLPNLLLTPHVAWGSDSSIQKLAGILIDNINAFIRGEHQNRVV; from the coding sequence ATGTCTAAGCCTTTGGTTGTTTTTGTTGATCGGGCAACGATTCCGCCACAGATTCATTTGCCGGAACTCACGTTTGATCATCAATGGATGAGTTATGACACGACATCGGCGGATGAACTGTTACCACGTGTTCTGGATGCTGAAATCATTATTACCAATAAAGTCGTGTTTGATGCCACTGTGCTGGCGCAGTTGCCTCAACTGCGTTTACTGGCGGTGGCGGCAACCGGCGTGAATAATGTTGATATTGATTATTGCCGCGCACATGGTATTGCAGTGGCTAATGTTCAGGGATATGCAACACAATCTGTGCCGGAACATGTGGTTGGGATGATGTTTGCTCTTCGGCGCAACCTGATGGCTTATCATCAGGATATTTGCCGGGGTGTCTGGCAACAGGAGAAGCAATTTTGTTTCTTTACGCATCCGATCGGGGATATCGCAGGGAAAACCATGGGAATAATTGGCTCGGGAGCGTTAGGTCAGGCAACTGCAACACTGGCACAGGCGCTGGGGATGCAAGTTATCTTTAGTGAAAGAAAAGGGCGTAATGAATGCCGGGAAGGCTTTGTTCCTTTTGAACAGGCACTTCAGCAGGCAGATGTGCTCACTTTGCATTGCCCTCTGACCGAAGAAACCCGCAATTTAATCAGTTCCGATGAGCTGGAGATGATGAAGCCGGATGCGATTCTGATTAACACGGGGCGCGGCGGACTGGTCGATGAGCAGGCACTGGTTCATGCTTTAAAGCAAGGCGATATCGCGGGCGCTGGTGTAGATGTTTTTACTCAGGAGCCAGCGGATGAATCGAATCCGTTACTGGCCAATGCAGACTTGCCGAATCTGCTGCTGACGCCGCACGTCGCCTGGGGAAGTGATTCTTCGATTCAGAAACTGGCGGGTATCCTGATCGATAATATCAATGCTTTTATACGTGGTGAACATCAGAACCGTGTTGTTTAA
- a CDS encoding pseudouridine synthase, which translates to MAMTSYLPPTTPWTDIVHEDDHILAVNKPSGLLSVPGKAPEHYDSMWSRLAETYPDIQVVHRLDMSTSGLMLFAKNKRVEGALKKQFQYRLTHKVYYARVWGIVETDEGEIDLPLICDWPNRPRQIVCHQTGKPSKTLYQVVKREEKTSVVRLFPVTGRSHQLRVHLQAIGYPIVGDEFYADEAAQAFSSRLELHAAELSFYHPRNDWLRRIFVPCDFYPEAEETIFECFDPERKLPDYKQLPRP; encoded by the coding sequence ATGGCGATGACATCATACTTACCACCGACAACTCCATGGACAGATATCGTGCATGAAGATGACCATATTCTGGCCGTGAATAAACCTTCCGGCTTATTATCTGTACCGGGTAAAGCTCCTGAACATTACGACAGTATGTGGAGCCGTCTGGCAGAAACCTATCCGGATATTCAGGTGGTACACCGGCTGGATATGTCGACTTCAGGTCTGATGCTGTTTGCTAAAAATAAGCGGGTTGAAGGTGCGCTGAAGAAACAGTTCCAGTACCGGCTGACTCATAAAGTGTACTATGCACGGGTCTGGGGCATTGTTGAGACAGATGAAGGTGAAATTGATTTGCCGCTGATTTGTGACTGGCCGAACCGCCCCCGGCAAATAGTCTGCCACCAGACGGGTAAACCATCGAAAACGCTGTATCAGGTGGTCAAACGTGAAGAAAAGACCAGTGTTGTCCGGTTGTTTCCCGTTACCGGGCGATCGCATCAGCTTCGGGTTCATTTACAGGCAATTGGTTACCCGATCGTCGGGGATGAATTTTACGCGGATGAAGCGGCACAGGCTTTTTCTTCCCGGCTGGAATTACATGCGGCTGAGCTGAGTTTTTATCACCCAAGAAATGACTGGCTGAGGCGGATTTTTGTTCCCTGTGATTTTTATCCTGAAGCGGAAGAAACCATCTTTGAATGTTTCGATCCGGAAAGAAAACTCCCGGATTACAAGCAATTACCCCGTCCCTGA
- a CDS encoding NAD-dependent succinate-semialdehyde dehydrogenase, giving the protein MAYTTTNPYTGELIQSYPNSTDEEVEQAITQAHNAFLAWRETSFEQRAAILQKAADLLRQNKRKYAEVLTLEMGKLIAEAEAEVEISAQIMEYYVKHAEALLAPRIIESEDPAVKSASIVNEPLGVLLAIEPWNFPYYQIARILAPQLSAGNTLLLKHASNVPQCAATFEALMQEAGLPQGAFQNLYATRDQVEMIINDRRVHGVALTGSEGAGAIVASQAGRAMKKSTLELGGADAFVVLKDAELEKTAKWAVFGRHWNAGQVCVSSKRMIIADEIYDEFLKLYTKGVAELRTGDPMSPDTTLAPLSSQGAADEVKEKIAQAVAYGATALQVGPKVPEQGAFVQPTILTDITPDNPAYYWEFFGPVSMIFRAKDEDDAIHIANDSPFGLGGSVFGKDEAHAEKVAHRISTGMVYVNHPTAVKADLPFGGIKHSGYGRELLDLGLKEFVNHKLVAVTDIDGNF; this is encoded by the coding sequence ATGGCCTATACAACAACAAATCCCTATACCGGTGAATTGATTCAATCTTACCCGAATTCAACAGATGAAGAAGTCGAACAAGCCATTACTCAGGCGCACAATGCGTTTTTAGCCTGGCGTGAAACCAGCTTTGAGCAGAGAGCAGCCATTCTGCAAAAAGCAGCTGATTTACTGAGACAGAATAAAAGAAAATATGCGGAAGTTCTTACGCTGGAGATGGGAAAACTGATCGCCGAAGCGGAAGCAGAAGTCGAAATTTCAGCGCAGATCATGGAATATTATGTCAAACATGCAGAAGCATTACTGGCTCCCAGAATCATTGAATCTGAAGACCCGGCAGTCAAATCAGCCTCCATCGTCAACGAACCACTTGGCGTATTGCTGGCGATTGAACCATGGAATTTCCCTTACTACCAAATTGCCCGGATTCTGGCACCACAGCTTTCTGCCGGAAATACTCTGCTGCTGAAACACGCATCGAACGTACCGCAGTGTGCAGCAACGTTTGAAGCATTGATGCAGGAAGCCGGTCTGCCTCAGGGCGCATTCCAGAACCTCTACGCTACCCGTGATCAGGTTGAAATGATTATCAATGATCGCCGGGTACACGGTGTCGCTTTAACTGGCTCCGAAGGTGCCGGAGCTATCGTTGCTTCTCAGGCTGGCCGGGCTATGAAGAAATCAACGCTGGAACTGGGTGGCGCCGATGCATTTGTGGTCCTGAAAGATGCAGAGCTGGAAAAGACTGCCAAATGGGCCGTTTTTGGCCGTCACTGGAATGCCGGTCAGGTGTGTGTCTCTTCCAAACGTATGATTATCGCTGATGAAATCTACGATGAATTTCTGAAGTTGTATACAAAAGGCGTTGCAGAACTGAGAACCGGCGATCCAATGTCGCCAGACACAACACTTGCACCATTGTCATCTCAGGGGGCAGCCGATGAAGTGAAAGAGAAAATTGCGCAGGCTGTCGCTTACGGTGCTACTGCTCTTCAGGTTGGTCCGAAAGTGCCCGAACAAGGTGCTTTTGTTCAGCCCACAATTCTGACTGATATTACACCTGACAATCCAGCTTATTACTGGGAGTTTTTTGGTCCGGTTTCCATGATTTTCCGTGCAAAAGACGAAGATGATGCGATTCACATTGCCAACGATTCCCCATTCGGACTGGGCGGTTCAGTATTCGGAAAAGATGAAGCACATGCAGAAAAAGTCGCACATCGCATTTCAACCGGGATGGTATATGTCAATCATCCAACCGCTGTGAAAGCAGATTTACCCTTCGGTGGCATTAAGCATTCCGGCTATGGTCGTGAATTATTAGATCTGGGCCTGAAAGAGTTTGTGAATCATAAGCTGGTAGCAGTTACAGATATTGACGGAAATTTCTGA
- a CDS encoding NRAMP family divalent metal transporter, translated as MENTASYPSDQGTPLSRLMKSLGPGIMMAAAAVGGSHLVASTKAGAIYGWQLALLILLVNLFKYPFFRAGIQYTMGTQKSLVQGYAGLGRFYLWIFMILTAISSVINTAALTLFSASLLGYFVPFELSGTILSAVVVATCLMILLAGHYKALDSMSKIIMTVLTITTLLAVIIAFGHPAETLPDAPSPSPWTLAAIGFLVVTMGWMPAPIEISTITSVWLKKQCQQQEVSAKSALFDFNVGYIGTAILAIIFLALGALLLHGTGTELSKSGIGFTHQLVGMYASTIGEWSRYLIAVVAFFCIFGSTITVIDGYSRVIDESYQLLRQQNQQQPDEKSNLVFWMLCVSVCALSILFFAKSALIPMLNFAMIMAFITTPFFALLNYILVTKTPLPEPLAVGPKLKYLSITGLIYLFGFLGIFIWWKLFL; from the coding sequence ATGGAAAACACGGCTTCCTATCCCTCAGATCAGGGGACGCCTCTCTCACGCCTGATGAAATCGCTCGGGCCAGGTATCATGATGGCCGCCGCCGCAGTTGGTGGATCACATCTGGTAGCCTCCACCAAAGCCGGTGCAATCTATGGCTGGCAACTTGCGCTGCTGATTCTGCTCGTCAATTTGTTTAAATATCCTTTTTTCAGAGCAGGGATTCAGTACACCATGGGTACTCAGAAATCTCTGGTTCAGGGGTATGCAGGTCTGGGCCGCTTTTATCTTTGGATCTTTATGATTCTCACTGCGATTTCCAGCGTCATTAATACTGCGGCGCTGACTCTGTTCAGCGCCAGCCTGCTGGGCTATTTTGTCCCCTTCGAATTATCAGGGACAATCCTGTCTGCTGTGGTCGTCGCTACCTGCCTGATGATTCTGTTAGCCGGTCATTATAAAGCACTCGACAGCATGTCAAAGATCATCATGACGGTACTGACCATCACCACGCTGCTGGCTGTGATTATTGCCTTTGGGCACCCGGCTGAAACGCTGCCTGATGCTCCCTCACCCTCACCGTGGACACTGGCCGCGATCGGATTCCTTGTCGTGACCATGGGCTGGATGCCAGCACCCATAGAAATTTCCACTATCACTTCGGTCTGGCTGAAAAAGCAGTGCCAGCAGCAAGAAGTCTCTGCCAAATCTGCACTGTTTGATTTTAATGTTGGATATATTGGCACCGCTATTCTGGCAATTATCTTTCTGGCTTTAGGTGCATTATTACTGCACGGTACAGGAACTGAGCTTTCAAAATCAGGGATTGGATTCACACATCAGTTGGTAGGCATGTATGCATCCACTATTGGTGAATGGTCCCGCTATCTGATTGCTGTTGTCGCATTTTTCTGCATTTTCGGTAGTACGATTACAGTGATCGATGGTTATTCGCGGGTGATTGATGAATCTTACCAGTTACTCAGGCAGCAAAACCAGCAGCAACCAGATGAGAAAAGTAATCTCGTTTTCTGGATGTTGTGTGTTTCTGTCTGTGCCTTGAGTATTTTATTCTTTGCTAAATCAGCATTAATCCCAATGCTGAACTTTGCAATGATCATGGCATTTATAACAACGCCATTTTTTGCATTATTAAATTATATTCTTGTCACAAAAACACCATTACCGGAACCGCTGGCTGTAGGCCCGAAATTAAAATATTTATCAATTACCGGACTCATCTATTTATTCGGTTTTTTAGGTATATTTATTTGGTGGAAACTATTCTTATAA